A region of Necator americanus strain Aroian chromosome I, whole genome shotgun sequence DNA encodes the following proteins:
- a CDS encoding hypothetical protein (NECATOR_CHRI.G3459.T1) produces MKRSSLSCSVVFACLSLCVNKFSCFLARTQRVPSSQPCELQLKPKPFGNPRRVCDFSARCILVSTAITRCLRTAGLDSAVSGSGHATEHFQALASLELLV; encoded by the exons ATGAAACGCTCATCGCTATCGTGTTCTGTtgtttttgcttgtttgtCTTTGTGTGTAAATAAATTCTCGTGTTTCCTTGCACGTACACAGAG GGTCCCGTCGTCCCAACCATGTGAACTACAACTGAAACCGAAACCATTTGGCAATCCAAGACGCGTCTGTGATTTTTCTGCAAGGTGCATTCTG GTGAGCACTGCCATTACACGATGCCTGAGGACAGCAGGCTTAGATAGCGCCGTTTCGGGAAGTGGACATGCCACTGAACACTTCCAAGCGCTAGCTAGTTTAGAACTGCTTGTAtga